The genomic segment CCACCGTTAGCCTGGGCTAAAGCTGAAGTCTCGTTATGAAATACTTGCTCTGATGTCTCGCTCTGAAAAATGCCCCCCCCCGCCCGGCCGCCGTCTCATCTCACATCTCTTATCGCACAGAACACATTCACGTCACACAGCGGCTTACTTGGCGCACTGTTTGGGTTTGGGAGAAACCACCGGGCTAAAGTTCAGCACTTGCTTCAAGTGCTTCCTTTTCGGTAATTGTACTCGTTGCCAGGCAACATTGAATTACCTTGGCGATGTCAGAGCATCGGTCAGAACTCTTAAGAGTTTTTGTTTGTACTGATGATTATGGGCATGTAATTGCTTTTAACCACTGGATGTCTGTTGCCATGTCGCCCCATTTTATATAATCACAATAATTAGCACCTTCATCTCAGTGATATTTGGTACGGTACTTAAAATTGCCTGTACTTTAGGCAGTGATGCTTTTAGAAAAGTAATAAGTGCAATTAGTCTGAGTGCTGCAACGCTTTTTTAGCAGATTTTGACTcgctaatgcaaaaaaaaaaaagtgaaaccacaATAACAAGTTAATCAAGACCTGCATGATGGTTTCTATTACCAATTTGAAAAAATTAAATCACAGTAAAATGGGGTAAAAAATAACTTATAATTTGTGGCGCTCTACTCTCATGAAGTTTATATGAGGTCAGGCTTGTAATGACTGTTTGTGGAAAATGCATCCGGGCTGCAGTGCCCTCTCATTtgccttttttaaaattttttattttttttatgggggCGGAACAATGTATGCCAACTGACTCACGAGCCTTCCCCCAGCTGCCCTTCATGGTCCCATCAAGCTGTGTGCAACCAGAGGAAGCCATGCGTTGTACAGCTGTGGATGAAGTTGGGGTCTTTGCCAAAGCGGGCAGTCGCATGCATGCTAGCTTATTATTGCAGCGAGATGGTGGTTAAGGCAAATAAAGCGGGTGTAAGTACTTGCTTTGTGTCTATTTTGGAAAAAATGGTAGAGGTATTATCAAAAGTGTTGCAGAAGAGGGAATAATGGCTTGAATGCGGACATACAATGTTATTATCGAAAGGAAAGCTTTGACGTTGACATTTGGGTTACAAATAGGGTTGAAATACATTTTTCTTCAGCtggttttaaaaagaaatacatggAAAAAGATTTTATACAATGTTCTTGTATGTTGTAACGTCAACCCATCATTTCCTTGGCAATCCAGTCTCTATTCAAACTCAATTTCTGAGCGTTTGTAAAAGTGGCGCATGAGAAAGGAGCGGGAGAGACAGATAGAGACACAGTGGGGAACAAATGTTTGCGCAGCACGAGCGAACGGTAATAGAGCGGCACGCAGACAGTCGAGGAGGAAACGAGGAGTCCTGACGAGATGAGTGGATGCACGAACACTCGCACGCCGATGCGTTCTTGCACGTCAGCCCGGTTATCTCGAGTGACATTTATCAGTGCCACCTCGCCCCACTGCTTGTCCAAGTGTCTCGGGAGAACTCTGTCATCCCGCTGTTCTCCTCCCCACCATCCATCCGTTCAGACGTCCACCTCCGGCCCGGCCCCGGAGTGACGACACTGGCAGATGTGTGAAATGATCCTAGAtggagagaaagcgagagagcgcTGATGGGGGGATGAAAGAAAGATGCAAGGCCACTCGGGTTGCGCTGCTGCATATTGATGCTGTgtcgtaacacacacacacacacacacatatgcaaatTGCTAAGAAGGGAaccaaaggggaggggggggcgctTCGAGGGAAAAACTCATTAATGCTGCTCTGTTGGGACCAAGATGGCTGAAATACTAAATTGGAAGTTAGTGTCGGGGTCAACTAACTTCCCAAATGCTTCTTTTCAGGAGGTCACAATAAAATCATGATGTGAATTtctcttttaattttattcacttTCTCTTTGCTTATTTTAATGGCAGCATGTTAGCAATAGTTTGACTATGGAAACGAATTTAAATTCTCTCATTTTTGCCAGGTATGATGTTGGGAGGTGGCTGTGGTCGCGAGCTAGCTCATTGGATTATCCACGGCCGCCCTGAGAAGGACATGTATGGATATGATATTAggtatgtgcaaaaaaaaacataccaatgTATCATAATGGCAAAGATTTTCATTCTGCACGATTGTGACTTTTAATGCTTGTTTGAATTTCCATGTCAGGCGTTTCCATAACTCGCTGACAGACAACCAACGCTGGATCAGAGAGCGGAGCCACGAGTCGTACGCAAAGAATTACTCCGTGGTGTTCCCGTTTGATGAGCCCTTGGCGAGCAGAAACATGAGGAAGGATCCGTTCCATCAGGTATCTGACAGCTTTTAAGCTATGCTTCACAAGCACAAACACTTAGTGCATATTTTATAATGCCTGCTGACGGAAAGACTGatattaaaagttttgtttgctCGATACACTGGCAGCATGCTAAAATATTTCCCATTGAGATCAATTTGTATTTGAAGGTATTAAATCCAGAGTCCAAACAGTCGCCACATTAAAATCTTAATTAGCTTTCCTGGAAATTAAATGCAATCAGTAGCACATTAGCTTAATTAATTGTAGTTAACCATttgctaaaaacaaaacactctCTCTGTGTTAATGTTAGAAAGAAGGGGTAAGAAACATCCCACGTCTCATTATTTAACTTTGACTATCACAAGTGTACAATTGAGATTTAACACTTCATCACAAGTGACAAGCTTATGGCAGCGAGCCAGTCGGTCCGAGAGAAGTGAATGTTGTATCTTCAGTCTCTCTTATTTGTTGCCActttataaattatttttaaaataagtaAACTAGCAACACATTGGTCGGCAATAACAACGCGTACCACACTTTTTGTCGGTGCGTCATTGCTTGTATCGTTTGCAGTCAAAGTGCGCGTTTGTGATGAATGTCTTCCCGCGTcaaactttgacttttttttgttgtctagCCAGCGTCTCATTTAATTCCTTTGTCATTGTCATTTCTCTCCTCTGTCCCTCCTTCATCCTTTCACCCTCTGTTGCCTTTTCATGCGGTCAGAAAAACGATTGAGGCTGAAGCAGCAGGCAGTTAGCCGTGTCACTCTTCTTCCGTGGCTACGTTTATTAATGCGATCCCGCCATGGCGACTATAAATGACACACTTATCTCCACTCGCCGAGTCTCGCATGTCTTTCAACTTCCCTTTACGCCCGACACAAATTCCTAATGGATCCTCGCCGTCGTATTTAAACATTAATGGCCCACTTAGTCTTGCTTCCTCTTTGCTGACTTCATTTAACTGCCACGTTGTCTGACAGGGTCTGTCCTTGTACATGCTGCTCAGCGTTTTTCTCCACAACAGATTGCGTTAACTAACGTTTGTTACTGTCGACTgttattttataattttttttatgggaGCTCATTACTTCGGCAAAGAAGGAGGTCATGTTTGCCAATTTCAGCAGCAAACTAGTTCAGACTCAACACTGCCTCTGCTGGTCACTGCCTTGTACTGCACTTAAATTTGCTGTCGActgttattttgtatttttttttatgggagcTCATTATTTCGGCAAAGAAGGTAATGTTTGCCAATTTCAGCAGCAAACTAGTTCAGGCTCAACACTGCCTCTGCTGGTCACTGCCTTGTACTGCACTCAAATTTGCTGTCGActgttattttgtatttttttttatgggagcTCATTACTTTGGCAAAGGAGGTAATGTTTGCCAATTTCACCAGCAAACTAGTTCAAAATCAACACTGCCTCTGCTGGTCGCTGCCTTGTACTGCACTCAAATTTGCTTCGATAATTCCAAAACGCGATTACGCATCATGCTCCCGTTTTACTATTCCCCGGCCCGAGTGGTCACGTGTTAACGTCAGCTTTCTCCATTCTAATTATGGCACCTTTTCCACCCCCATCTTAACGAGCATGTGTTTGCTACTCGAGAGTAACTTTCCTGCGCGACCAGGCTGCTCTAACCTTCGTCTCGGAGCCTTTTAAGACCCACGCTAATCACTTGCGAAGAGAGATCACCTAGCAACTGGCCTTCCTTCAGCCGGTGAGCAGTGTTGACAGTTTTAGTAGcagccctggaaaaaaaaaaaaagtccattatTGCCTAAATGagtcgcgcgtgtgtgtgcgataCTGGTCTCACCACGACATAGGGGTACTTAGTGTTCACTTGTTCCTTTGAAACTAATTAGATGGAGTAATTTTCGGAGGCACCGTGAGCCCGCTTTTGTAACACTAACTGGGGCCTCTCTGACGTGGCTGCTTGCACGTTTGCTGTGTAGCAAAGATGGTAAATATAGCTCGGTGTGGGAAGGCTTGGCAGGAGACGGCTAACACATCAGACACCTACAGTAGCAACTGTGGGCGATTGTCAATTCCAGCGAGGAGGAGGTGAAGCATTTTATTCCGATGTGTTCCATCATATCAAAAAAATTAGGAGACATTTTATGTAATTTGTGAGCTTATTGATTTTAGTCAGACAgtctatttattctttttttttggactgataTTTTTATCCCGCATGGCTATCGGCGTAATCTTGCATGATTCACAGTTTTAAAAGAAAACACATAAATATATTACTGGAAAGGAGAGTGTGTTTCGAAGGAAAAAGTATTCTACTACCATCGCAAAaagcatctatttttttttaattttattttaaataaaagcaACCTCCCCATCCAACTCCAAAGTAATCACTTGACTATCATACCCTGAGCTCTGCAAGCTTTTTCCTTCCCTCTTAACTGTCGATTGCCTTTTCTTTGCAGGTGCTGACAGAGCAAGGCTGCGTCTTCCAGGAGAGACACGGCTGGGAGAGACCGGGCTGGTTCACCAAGGACGGACAAGCTCCTgtgagacaaacacacacatattaaAACCACACTTGCACCGTCAAATCCAAACTAATCCCAGCACGGGATGAAGTTTGTAGTTGTGCAGACACATCGGACTGAGTAGTAATTCCAAATCCCTCTCCTCGTTTTTGTTTATCTGTGTTGTTGGGAAGGTTAAAGATTACGATTATTATGGCGCCTATGACATCAAGACGAATCAGCAGTATAAATACAATGAGCTGCTGGGCAAGGAGTACACCTTTGACTTCCCACCGCATCACGATGTGGTAAGAATGAGCTTGGCCATCGGGTTAGATATGAGCGTTTTGGTTCTTGAGTGCTCACGGTagattatgtttttcttcatcttcCCCAAATGCAGATCAAAAGCGAGTGCCTGTCGTGCAGGCACGCCGTTGCCGTGTTTGACATGTCCTACTTTGGAAAGTTCTATCTCACCGGTCCAGATGCCAAGAAAGCAGCCGATTGGCTGTTCACTGCCGATGTCAACAAGAAGCCAGGTCGGTGTGACTAGCCAACGCATCTCGTATACGTGGAAGGTAGCGACAGATGGTGGAGAAGGATTGACAGTTTCGGAATGAGGCGAGACATCAAAATGAGCAGTACATTTTCTCAATCACCTCCAATTAAGCATTCGGAGCCCGTAGTGTTGTGAAATGAAGTAGTTTATCACTTAGCGAGGCAGGATCAAGTtcctctgattaaaaaaaaatgcagccaacAGCAACTGTTTGTCCCAGAGTATACATtcgacacagacacacaagatGTCGTCCATGTTTCATGTCAATCACCTTTTGCTGTGCGTGATGGCTGAAGGACAGTCACGGTTTAGCATGTCCCCCAGCCAGCCGGGTGACGGGCGCATTTTATGTCTCTTGAAATTATACACAGATGTCATTCGACACGATGTCGCCGGCGGTCTGGCGGTGACTGTTTCTGCCAGTGATGCGCTCGGTTGACATTTCCGTTTTAATAGGGGTTCACGTTCAGCCGCGTTAGCtaaggaacaaaacaaaaaaaagggtttACGTGTTATTGGTACAGCTTCTGACAAAGATTGCTGCCAGGAATCGCACACGGGCTTCAAAAGTGTGTCAAGACAAACGAGGCAGATCTGATGTGTTCTCCTTTGAGGTTTGGGGATAGGCCTTTGAAGAAATCACTCTATTGATACATTGGTGGCAAAAAAAGATTTTCTCAAAGGTGCTCTGACAATGTATGGAAAagctaactaaaaaaaaaaagcatgtttttCTGGTACAGCTTAATTCTAATacccttgattttttttattgtcttagTGTATTTCagatatttttgtgtgtttgtgttttgcagGTTCCACTGTGTATACCTGCATGCTGAATTCAAGAGGAGGGACGGAAGCTGATCTGACAGTGAGCAGACTCGAATCCGGAGCCGCCAACCTCCCGCTGGCACCTGAGTCAAATGgtaagttaaaaaagaaaaaagaaaaaaaaaaaaaaaatcctgtcttCAGTGTCATGTCTTGTTCCATTTGTCCTTCAAATTACTTCCCGCCTTTTCTGGAAAATTGACATCAGGAGTTTGCGACTGTTAAATTACAGGTTGTGTCTGCCTctaattttttatatattttttaaagccagaaagtgaccttttttttttagtcgttGAATTTCTATAATTTTTACCGAAGGTGATGCGTACTACCTGGCCATCGGAGGCGGCGTTGCCGAGCACAACTGGAACCACATTCGAACCGTTCTCCAGGACCAGGGCTTCCGCTGCCAGCTAACGGACCACTCAGAGGACATGGGCATGATCAGCATCCAGGGACCCAAGAGGTAAGGTGGGCAAACATGCACTCCAGCTATTCATTGGACTTGAATGGCttgattttaaataaaaaacgaAACGTTTTTAAGCTTTTAACCAGCGCACATATTCCGAAACGGCTCCAATCTTTGGATTCACACTCCGTCACATTCTGCTCTACTTATATGTTGTGTTGATGGCATCCCCTTGaggagtattttttttccatcttctcTTGATCTTGCTATATTCTCCCCCAGCCGCACTTTTCTTTTATCCTCAACCAACTCTTATAATCTTCTCCTCACCCCAACACCCGCCCTCCACCTTCTCCTCTTGCTGTGAACGTTTGCGTCAAAGCACTATCAAGTGCGTCACTAGCTCCAGGAGTCTGTCACACTAAaaccgcgtgtgtgtgtctgtgtgtgtctgtgtgtgtctgtgtgtgtctgtgtgtgtgtgctcatttCATTATAGATTCACACAACTAATTGAATGTTGACTATGGGAATTATTGAGTGGCTCTTGACTGGTGTGAACATATGAAGTAATTAAGGCATGTTTTATCTCCAGAGTGGAATTTATGAAGTTATGATAATTAACGTGTAcgttttgcatgttttttttattggaatTATCAGAGGCCGTGTTTAATAAGGGGTCTCGTGAGAATTCAGTCGGACACCAAGTGCTGTGTTATGTTGAATGCACGCTTCTATTAATCAATAGAAACCTTACTGTGCAAGTTTTTGATGCATGTGTAATCCCCCAAAGACGATAGAATGGAACCCCCAAAGTCATTTGTccattgaaataaaaatactgtATATACGCGGATAAGCTAGCATGTCCAAAAATGCGATTGGTGGTTGCGAGTTCTcacgaaggagcacattcaaccTTTTCACAGCTTATTTATAGCTAATTGTTCTTTTTCGTGTGTTCTCGAGTTCAATGAACAAAGCGTAGCTTCAGGGAGGGCAGAAGTGAGACGACAGGGCCCCGCACGCACCACTGCACGCCTGCGACTGAATCGATAGCTTTTTGAGAAAAATCCAACATGTTCCCCCAACTTCACTTGTGGCTTCCTGACATTTGGTTTTGCTCCTGCAAAAATATCCTTCAGAGGCATTGAGTTctttcactccccccctttcaaAGTGTACAAGAAGCAAAGTAAGCTAAACTTAGTGCTTCTTTTTGCCGCTGACTCATTTTTATGTAATATCGATTTTATGCGTGTGTGTTAGTGGGAGAGGTTATCATGGGAGCACCTTTTTAGATTGCTTGTGAGCCgtgagctctttttttttctccccttcttcttcttttaccTCTTAAGTCTTATCACATCTATCTTAGTGTAATACGTCTTATATGAGAGCAGGATTTTCAAAGTGTGGCAAAGTGAGCTTCCCATAAAAAGCAGCTTTTCGTATTACATTGTGCCCTCTTTAACAAACTGATGAcatttaacattttattttgaatgtaTAAAACATTTGATGAGTtagttttaaataataaaaactgaaataaataaaaataaaataatgatgagttagttttaaataataaaaatattttctattttatttttaatgtataAAATGTATGAGTTAgttttcaataataataaaatatattttgtcttATTAATGATTCCTTGTTTGCTCGCCTTGTCCAGTCGAGAGGTGCTACAAGAGGTGTTGGACACAGACCTGAGCAATGAAGCCTTTCCTTTTTCCACCCACAAAGTTGTCAAAGCGGCCGGCCACCAGGtgagaacacacacacgtactcgcACAGAGCACACAGTCGGTGGCTCGGCTTTTAATTGCAAGTGATGCATTTGATGACCTCAAAATAACCCTGATTTAATTTTCTTCTCAGCTCAACTGCTGCTCAATTTCGACTAGGGGTGGGTCATTAATCCAAATATAGTTGGGATTTTCATTTTGGCTTCTCACTATCATAGAAAAACTATGATGTGCCATACAGCAAGtttaaaaatcaatcaaaataattaggatgattttttttcccctgtaatGGCCCAGCCAGTATGTCAGAGTAAGAATTACTGGAACTTTGGTCTTTGAAACTGACCAACACGGTCATTGGCCTACGACCAAAGCAAACGTGCTGTTCCGGCTCATGCAGCGCCTAACACATGCCCGAGCCCGCTGTCTTGGTTGCTCTTGCGTAAATTATTCAAGGCACAAGTGACTGGAGCCGGCATTTCTCTCGCAATGTTTGCGCATGTACACAAGTGTGTTGCTTGTGCGGCGTTGGTGCTGCTTACTGGTCTTGTCTGGGTGACATTTTAATGGCTGCAGTGTTgcgagaacccccccccaccccccttataACTCGCTAGAGGAACCGAGTGTGCCGCTTTAGGACATTTGAATTCTTCTTGGTTTGTGTTTGCTCATGTGCAACGTGTGTTTGATGCGGCAAGCGTGCAGATTTGTGAGCGTGCACTTTTGTGACCGCGCAGGGCGACATGTACATATGGGGCCCAGGGTGAACCTTGGCTGGCCAGATGGCCCAACTGTCACAGCGCCCACTGGGGAAACTGTTGGAGACATTTCTCTCCTTatttcacactttttttttcctcatttgctCACTAACTCATTTTTGCTATCAGGCCATCCTCTGAGCTTTAGCGTTGCCTTCTTGTCAAAGCGTTATTCCAATACAGAGGGACCTCTTAGGATTAACACAATCTATTTCGGAATGCAGATTTGTTCGTATTCAATTTCCCATGAGGGACCATGTAAAGTGAGTGAATCTACCCCAGCGTCGTCATGCAGTGTCTGTTTTCTAAGAACGAGCTGTTGAGATTTTATCTAGCCATCCTCATCCCATTTTGGGATTCCTGAATTCTCTGCTGCAGAGATTGCAAGATTAGAATGATGATAGGAGGGGGAGCAGACCATTTTCAAATGCTCCATTTTTCTATTAAAATCCAGATTTTCgcctttcatttttttgcctTTCGCCAGTTTTAAATGCATAAAAGTCCTTTTTCCCCTCCCGTCTTCCATCCTTTCAACTCCAAAATGTAATTTTAAATGTCCTTTAAGGCATTTTTAGACATGTCATTTATAAAACAAAGATAATAATTGCATCTTTACTCCTGATTTACTGTGTTTTATGTACTTTCTATTCATTTTGCTTTTCCTCTTCCTGGCTTCCTTCCTCTGTGTACAGACACTATTCAAATGCAATTCAATGTGGAGCTTCGAGATTaaatgtgtgcatttgtgtgcttGTGTTTGGCTGAGGatgcttgtgtgcgtgtgtgtgtgtaggcatgCCGCATCTTTTCTAAGCCTCCTCGTCTGTCGCTCTCTTCTAGGTACGAGCAATGCGTCTGTCCTTTGTCGGGGAGCTGGGCTGGGAGCTGCACGTTCCCAAAGACTCGTGCCTTCCCGTCTACCTCGCCGTCATGGCCGCCGGCGCCAAGCACGGCATCGTCAATTCAGGATACAGAGCCATCGATTCGCTTAGTATAGAGAAAGGTAACGTGGACACTCAAGTCTGCTGGGAGCAATCAACATTTTTAGCCTTATTATGGAGATATAAATACTTCAGCTGGAGTGTGAAATCATTTCTGAGTAGGACGGCCTTTATTTATTATGAATGCATTTTTGCAGAGTTGAACAGCTCCATTAATGAAATTATGGTAATTAGGTTGTTGAATAACAAGCACCCGCCATTTTGTCAGGGTACCGCCACTGGCACGCCGACCTTCGCCCGGATGACACgcccctggaggcggggctagcCTTCACCTGCAAGTTGAAAAGCTCCATCCCCTTTCAGGGTCGCCATCGGCTGGAGAAGCAGAAGGAGGAAGGCCTCAGGAGACGCATCGTCTCCTTCACCATCGACGAGTCAGTCGAGCTTGCGTAGACCTTGACAGTATTGAATCAGACAATATCGAACTGTAATACGCTggtggagctagaggggggtTCGTCAGGGTCACTGCCCCCTCATGTAATATGCTTGGATCCCCTAAGTACGAAGATAATTAACTCTTAGGTATTTTCCGACTTATAGGAAAGTGCCAATGTTTGGCCTGGAGGCAATCTTCCGTAATGGTGTCCCTGTTGGTCACCTACGGCGGGCTGACTATGGATTCTATATCGACAAGACAATCGGTTATGGCTACATCCGCAATCCCGATGGCGGAGTGGTAATTATGATCTTTCACAATTCGGGTTCAGTCAGAAGCTTTTCAGTGCTACCTTTTGCCACCAATCAATTTGTTTTCACTTCATTATAATTTCTCCCAATCTTCAGGTGAGTGCTGATTTCATCAAGAGCGGCGAGTTCACCCTGGAGAGAATGGGAGTAACGTACAAGGCTACAGCCCACATCAGATCTCCATTTGACCCCGAGAACAAGCGCGTGAAAGGCATCTACGATTGACATGGACATCGACCTGAGTGAAAACCTCCTCCTCACATGTTTGACTTGCAGGTGCAAGGTTTCAATCAAATCTCAGGCAAATACAGAACTTTTATCCATGCTGTGACTGGATGGGGATTTGACAGGCTTGATATTAATGTATGCTGACGGTTCTGAGATGAAATGAATCCAATCTGAATGAGCCATCGCTAAGGGTCATTTCTGCCCTCGGCTTTTATGTGTAGCTGCTCGGGTTTAATAGTGAGTTTACGCATTAAATGATTTTAtaattgtttaaaaatacaagaaagttaccaaattaatctgaaagaaaattagattattagaaatgtCTTAATTCAAGCTAATTCGTTTTCTTCCGGCTAATTACCTCAAGACGACACTTAGACTATACAACCAATGTGTTGATTGATTTGCATTGGAAATAgttaagtaaaaaaagaaataactgccataaaatgcaaaaaaaaacacaagacaaaatgaaatcaaaacgGCTTTTAAGTGAAATGAGAGCTTTACATTGTCAATTTGGAGGTTTACAACAATCTCTGTTCTCAGTCAAATGGTAATTTCAGTTTGTGTGGCAGGATACTTCAAAAGTATACACAATAGTACATCGCTAACCTTGTTTGTGGCCCATCCTATGCGGTCCAACGGTATAACATTCGCCAGTTACACACGACTACCCCTGCAGGCTCTTTGAGTCACATTACAGATGACTGATGTCTATTATGAGAATCATGACttgagggagagaaaaaaaaaaattccttgctCAGTCTGACTTCAATGACATTGAGcacaaaaacagaaaaacattttttgatgCAGTCTTAATCACTTTTACATTTAATGTCCAGGATGAATAAGAACCACCGGAGACTTTCTGTGAACGACTTCTTGTCTAATTATGTGGAAAAATTGTTTACAAAAAGAAATTGAATTGTGGCGCGTTTAGTTTTTAATTGAGATGAGCGTGTCTGTCTGCGGCAATTCATCTTTCTAATGGCCTATCGGGTTTTCAATTTCTATTGGATAAATCCTGCTTGTTTGATTGATTGTGTCTCATTGTGTTTCTATTGAAGCAAGCGGCTGCTCCATATCGTTAATGCGGCAACTGCTTCAACATCCATTGTCAAAACATCGACCGGTTCCATATATTATTaatgacttttttaaaaaattatttggTCAATTTACAAATCATATAAGATTAAAATTAGTCCGTTTTCACAgctgcagtttaaaaaaaaatagatttttcttcacagttctttttttttttccctataccAACACAATACTCCAAACAACAAGCTAGTGTGTATTTCCGTATAAGCGTATAATTAAACTCGGAAGTCATCAATGATCACAGACAATGTACGCAGTGTAATTTTGCCCCAGAAGTGGAACCTCCTTCTTAGGCTCAATCCGCTTGGCTTGGCTCAGACTGGGGGAACATCCGGGCGACTGGTGGGGCGTACACCGACCTCACAAGGGTAAGGCGGCTTTTTGAGTGTCGAGGTTACCACAGGTAGAGTCTGCTTAGTCCAATCTCCCTGGAGAAAAGAGAACATGATTTTGATGACTGAGACTCTTCACGCTTCGCTTTTAATGTATCCTTTTTGTATATATCCATTTCAAATGTCAGCTCAAAttttggtgtgtgtttgtgagactCACAGGAAAGAGGCGAGCAGTTGATTGGTTACAGTGCATCGAGATGGGCGCCGTGTTGTAAAGGGAATCCAGCACCTGCGTGGCAAAGCCGTCCCACTCTAATTTGGAGTACTGCTCTGTCACACCTTCGTTGCCACAAACACACTGATCCTTTCCTTGGAATCTAAAATGTCACAGGATTGATTGGGAAGTACATTATTGATTGATGAATGGATGATTGCACACTACCTGTTCATGAAGCTGAAATATTTCTGTAGGTGGTCCAAGTCCACGTGGGTCTTGCACAGCTCCAGCTGAGTGCGAGGGTAGTAGTGGACGTAGTTGACGCACATTTCCTCCATGATGCCGAAACCGCCCTGAGGAACCCCAGAAAAAACGGACATGAAATGACCAAGGTATGCCATGTTAAAATTTTTGCGCAGGAATCGATGAATGaaaatttatattaaaaaacgttttagtttttttaatagAATTAATTTGAGTTGTAATTGGCTACTCACCACTGTGGGTTTGTCCCTATCCTCTGTGTTATAAGTACATTTTGTTATGAGGACATCACCCTGTCAGGAAAAgcacatagttttttttttactatgcaccacAAAGCACAAAATCccaaaattttaattttttttatggtaTTTCCTATTATGCCCCAAATACCACCGTGTTCCAAAATCTACTCTATTAAACTTACAAAATCAATGGGACCCTTTGAGATTGCTATCTCTCTGATGTTCTtgagtaaaaataaatattacaatAGTAAAGTCAATACTAGTCgagtttaatttatttattttttctgaaaTTCTTGGTCTCTTCATACTCACTGGTAAAACGTTTGCCATCTTCCTCAGAACTCGAATAgtctgtaagaaaaaaaaaatagggacaAGGAACCAGATTGAATCAATTCAAATTAATATCAA from the Syngnathus scovelli strain Florida chromosome 13, RoL_Ssco_1.2, whole genome shotgun sequence genome contains:
- the sardh gene encoding sarcosine dehydrogenase, mitochondrial; translation: MAFLGTAVRRLVSAARPPLTAPLCRTSCRTYSSEHTTEKSVPYEKTLKQDDTVTSGPTKPLPRSADVVVIGGGSLGCQTVYHLAKMGMTNVVLLERDRLTAGTTWHTAGLLWQLRPSDVEVELLAHTRNVISKDLEEETGLHTGWIQNGGLFIASNKQRLDEYKRLMSLGKVYGIESHVLSPAETKDLYPLMNVDDLYGTLYVPKDGTMDPAGTCTTLSRAASARGATVIENCPVTGIKVRADDLGVNRVKAVETPHGTIETPCVVNCAGVWATKLGNMAGVKVPLVAMHHAYVVTERIEGIQNMPNVRDHDASVYLRLQGDALSVGGYEQNPIFWDEVSDKFAFSLFDLDWDVFMQHIEGAINRVPVLEQTGIKSTVCGPESFTADHKPLMGEAPEVRGFFLGCGFNSAGMMLGGGCGRELAHWIIHGRPEKDMYGYDIRRFHNSLTDNQRWIRERSHESYAKNYSVVFPFDEPLASRNMRKDPFHQVLTEQGCVFQERHGWERPGWFTKDGQAPVKDYDYYGAYDIKTNQQYKYNELLGKEYTFDFPPHHDVIKSECLSCRHAVAVFDMSYFGKFYLTGPDAKKAADWLFTADVNKKPGSTVYTCMLNSRGGTEADLTVSRLESGAANLPLAPESNGDAYYLAIGGGVAEHNWNHIRTVLQDQGFRCQLTDHSEDMGMISIQGPKSREVLQEVLDTDLSNEAFPFSTHKVVKAAGHQVRAMRLSFVGELGWELHVPKDSCLPVYLAVMAAGAKHGIVNSGYRAIDSLSIEKGYRHWHADLRPDDTPLEAGLAFTCKLKSSIPFQGRHRLEKQKEEGLRRRIVSFTIDEKVPMFGLEAIFRNGVPVGHLRRADYGFYIDKTIGYGYIRNPDGGVVSADFIKSGEFTLERMGVTYKATAHIRSPFDPENKRVKGIYD